Proteins from a single region of Streptomyces glaucescens:
- a CDS encoding helix-turn-helix domain-containing protein: MDEQLDAVPEPAEDRGAGLDRRAELSEFLRTRRARLKPEDVGLPDFGRHRRVPGLRREELAQLAGVSVAYYTRLEQGNGNNVSAEVLDAIARALRLSDAEHAHLTHLAKPKQHRKRAACRTQQVRGALRQLLDTLDGVPAYVVGRRSDVLAWNRMAAALFGDWSKLPERERNWARLVFLRPDYRDLFTHWEQKASDVVGYLRLDAGCHPDDPRLSALVGELSVKSEDFRRLWARHDVKEKAYGVKLLRHPLVGELTLSFETFRLPADGEQSLVTYHAEPGSPSAEALRLLASWGADARTSAPSV; this comes from the coding sequence ATGGACGAACAGCTCGACGCCGTGCCCGAGCCCGCCGAGGACCGGGGGGCCGGTCTGGACCGGCGGGCGGAGCTGAGCGAGTTCCTGCGCACCCGGCGGGCCCGGCTGAAGCCGGAGGACGTGGGCCTGCCCGACTTCGGGCGGCACCGCAGGGTGCCGGGGCTGCGGCGCGAGGAGCTGGCTCAGCTCGCCGGGGTCTCGGTGGCGTACTACACCCGGCTTGAACAGGGCAACGGGAACAACGTCTCGGCGGAGGTGCTGGACGCGATCGCCCGGGCGCTGCGGCTGAGTGACGCGGAGCACGCCCATCTGACGCATCTGGCGAAGCCGAAGCAGCACAGGAAGCGGGCGGCGTGCCGCACCCAGCAGGTGCGCGGGGCGCTGCGGCAGCTGCTGGACACGCTGGACGGGGTGCCGGCGTACGTCGTGGGCCGGCGTTCGGACGTCCTGGCGTGGAACCGGATGGCGGCGGCGCTGTTCGGTGACTGGTCGAAGCTGCCGGAGCGGGAGCGGAACTGGGCGCGGCTGGTGTTCCTGCGTCCGGACTACCGGGACCTGTTCACGCACTGGGAGCAGAAGGCGTCGGACGTGGTCGGCTACCTGCGGCTGGACGCGGGGTGTCATCCGGACGATCCGCGGCTGTCGGCGCTGGTCGGCGAGCTGTCCGTGAAGAGCGAGGACTTCCGGCGGCTGTGGGCGCGGCACGATGTGAAGGAGAAGGCGTACGGCGTGAAGCTGCTGCGGCATCCGCTGGTCGGCGAGCTGACGCTGTCCTTCGAGACGTTCCGGCTGCCCGCGGACGGGGAGCAGTCGCTGGTGACGTATCACGCCGAGCCGGGCTCGCCGTCGGCGGAGGCGCTGCGCCTGCTGGCGAGCTGGGGGGCGGACGCGAGGACCTCGGCACCGTCGGTGTGA
- a CDS encoding NAD(P)-dependent alcohol dehydrogenase, which translates to MTTVAAYAAPSAKAPLERTTIERREPGEFDVLIDIKFAGICHSDIHQAREGWGEAIFPMVPGHEIAGVVAAVGSGVTRFAVGDRVGVGCMVDSCRECENCKAGQEQYCIKGNVPTYNGIGTDGRPTYGGYAQTVVVDENYVVRIPDALPLDVAAPLLCAGITLYSPLKRFGAGPGKKVAVVGLGGLGHMGVKIAHALGAEVTVLSQSLRKKDDGLKLGADHYYATSDPKTFEELAGTFDLIVSTVSAPLDFGAYLSLLKTEGTLANVGAPEEPISLNLFSLIGGGKTLAGSMIGGIAETQEMLDFCAEHGLGAQIEVIRADQINEAYERVLASDVRYRFVIDTATI; encoded by the coding sequence ATGACCACTGTCGCCGCATACGCCGCCCCCTCCGCCAAGGCGCCGCTGGAGCGCACCACCATCGAGCGGCGGGAACCCGGCGAGTTCGACGTCCTGATCGACATCAAGTTCGCCGGCATCTGCCACTCCGACATCCACCAGGCCCGCGAAGGCTGGGGCGAGGCGATCTTCCCGATGGTGCCCGGCCACGAGATCGCCGGAGTCGTCGCCGCGGTCGGCTCCGGCGTCACCAGGTTCGCCGTCGGCGACCGGGTGGGCGTCGGCTGCATGGTCGACTCCTGCCGCGAGTGCGAGAACTGCAAGGCCGGCCAGGAGCAGTACTGCATCAAGGGCAACGTCCCCACCTACAACGGCATCGGCACGGACGGCCGGCCCACCTACGGCGGCTACGCGCAGACCGTCGTCGTCGACGAGAACTACGTCGTCCGCATCCCCGACGCCCTGCCCCTGGACGTCGCCGCGCCGCTGCTGTGCGCGGGCATCACCCTCTACTCCCCGCTCAAGCGCTTCGGCGCCGGCCCCGGCAAGAAGGTCGCCGTCGTCGGTCTCGGCGGCCTCGGCCACATGGGCGTGAAGATCGCGCACGCGCTCGGCGCCGAGGTGACGGTGCTGTCGCAGTCGCTGCGCAAGAAGGACGACGGCCTCAAGCTGGGCGCCGACCACTACTACGCCACCAGCGACCCGAAGACCTTCGAGGAGCTCGCGGGCACGTTCGACCTGATCGTCTCCACCGTCTCCGCCCCGCTCGACTTCGGCGCGTACCTCTCGCTGCTGAAGACCGAGGGCACCCTGGCGAACGTGGGCGCCCCCGAGGAGCCGATCTCCCTGAACCTGTTCTCGCTGATCGGCGGCGGCAAGACGCTGGCCGGCTCGATGATCGGCGGCATCGCCGAGACCCAGGAGATGCTGGACTTCTGCGCCGAGCACGGTCTGGGCGCCCAGATCGAGGTGATCCGCGCGGACCAGATCAACGAGGCCTACGAGCGGGTCCTCGCCAGCGACGTCCGCTACCGCTTCGTGATCGACACGGCGACGATCTGA
- a CDS encoding FG-GAP-like repeat-containing protein, which translates to MRNRLTRGTATLVGLVLAGTGLGAVSAAPAAADSYDCPAGYFCGWSGEGATGSMWKTSKSVADLGGWDDRIRSYVNRTKVIACIYEDKDWSPWGGYFPQDPNSPGELTSSPTATTSSVKFVRTERECSQKAYPRWYAQTSPKAQGFGDMNGDRRADVLVRDDVGRLWFTPGNGTGRLVGSGFNGMNTLTRHGDFSRDGREDLIAREAATGKLWLYPGTGTGSLGSRRLLGSGGWNGMTKITAFGDLTGDARSDLLAVEKATGKLWLYPGTTTGRLGARKLIGSGGWNAMNALVGIGDVNGNGRADLYAREAATGKLWLYPGTTAGKLGARKPVGSGGWNAMANFISVGDFSGDGRPDLATVTNDRYVIDGYPGHLGWLVTYRGRDTGTLAAGERTDGEWWGLNGVG; encoded by the coding sequence ATGCGGAATCGTTTGACCCGGGGCACGGCGACACTCGTCGGTCTCGTGCTGGCCGGTACCGGGCTCGGCGCCGTGAGTGCGGCGCCGGCGGCGGCCGACTCGTACGACTGCCCCGCGGGTTACTTCTGCGGGTGGTCGGGGGAGGGCGCCACCGGCTCGATGTGGAAGACGAGCAAGAGCGTCGCGGACCTGGGCGGCTGGGACGACAGGATCCGCTCGTACGTCAACCGTACGAAGGTGATCGCCTGCATCTACGAGGACAAGGACTGGTCGCCCTGGGGCGGCTACTTCCCCCAGGACCCGAACTCGCCGGGGGAACTCACCTCGTCGCCGACCGCGACCACCAGCTCGGTCAAGTTCGTCCGCACCGAGCGCGAGTGCAGCCAGAAGGCCTACCCCCGCTGGTACGCGCAGACCTCTCCGAAGGCGCAGGGGTTCGGCGACATGAACGGGGACCGCAGGGCGGACGTCCTGGTCCGGGACGACGTGGGGCGGCTGTGGTTCACCCCGGGCAACGGCACGGGCCGGCTCGTCGGCAGCGGCTTCAACGGCATGAACACCCTCACCCGGCACGGCGACTTCAGCCGCGACGGCCGTGAGGACCTGATCGCCCGGGAGGCCGCCACCGGCAAGCTGTGGCTGTACCCCGGCACCGGCACCGGCTCCCTCGGCAGCCGCCGGCTGCTCGGCTCGGGCGGCTGGAACGGCATGACCAAGATCACCGCCTTCGGCGACCTGACCGGCGACGCCCGTTCCGACCTGCTGGCGGTCGAGAAGGCGACGGGGAAGCTGTGGCTGTACCCGGGCACCACGACGGGCAGGCTCGGCGCCCGCAAGCTGATCGGCTCCGGCGGCTGGAACGCCATGAACGCCCTCGTGGGCATCGGCGACGTGAACGGCAACGGCCGTGCCGACCTGTACGCCCGCGAGGCCGCCACCGGCAAGCTGTGGCTCTACCCGGGCACCACGGCCGGCAAGCTCGGCGCCCGCAAGCCGGTCGGCTCCGGTGGCTGGAACGCCATGGCCAACTTCATCTCGGTCGGTGACTTCTCCGGGGACGGGCGTCCCGACCTCGCCACGGTGACCAACGACAGGTACGTCATCGACGGTTACCCGGGCCACCTGGGCTGGCTGGTCACCTACCGGGGCCGGGACACCGGCACGCTGGCCGCGGGCGAGCGCACCGACGGCGAGTGGTGGGGCCTCAACGGCGTCGGCTAG
- the msrA gene encoding peptide-methionine (S)-S-oxide reductase MsrA: MLFSRTPTLPTPEQALKGRPEPSFTVPERHTVLGTPLLGPYPEGLETADFGLGCFWGAERKFWQLPAGVYTTLVGYQGGHTEHPTYEEVCSGLTGHTEVVRVVYDPAVVSYDGLLKTFWESHDPTQGFRQGNDVGTQYRSAIYTHTPEQAATAESSREAYQKVLTASGYGRITTEILPASGRPFYPAEAYHQQYLDKNPAGYCGIGGTGVSCPIGVAPAEG, encoded by the coding sequence ATGCTCTTCAGCCGTACGCCCACCCTGCCCACCCCCGAGCAGGCGCTGAAGGGCCGCCCGGAGCCGTCCTTCACCGTCCCCGAGCGCCACACGGTCCTCGGCACGCCGCTCCTCGGCCCCTACCCGGAGGGCCTGGAGACCGCCGACTTCGGCCTGGGCTGCTTCTGGGGCGCCGAGCGCAAGTTCTGGCAGCTCCCGGCAGGCGTGTACACCACCCTGGTCGGCTACCAGGGCGGCCACACCGAGCACCCCACCTACGAGGAGGTCTGCTCGGGCCTGACCGGCCACACCGAGGTCGTCCGCGTGGTCTACGACCCGGCCGTCGTCTCCTACGACGGCCTCCTCAAGACCTTCTGGGAGTCCCACGACCCGACCCAGGGCTTCCGCCAGGGCAACGACGTCGGCACCCAGTACCGCTCGGCGATCTACACCCACACCCCCGAGCAGGCCGCCACCGCCGAGTCCTCCCGCGAGGCCTACCAGAAGGTCCTGACCGCCTCGGGCTACGGCCGCATCACCACGGAGATCCTCCCGGCCTCCGGCCGCCCCTTCTACCCGGCCGAGGCGTACCACCAGCAGTACCTCGACAAGAACCCGGCAGGCTACTGCGGCATCGGCGGCACGGGGGTGTCCTGCCCGATCGGGGTGGCCCCGGCCGAGGGCTGA